The Reichenbachiella carrageenanivorans region GTAATAAAAAGATTTGTTGGCATTGTCTCCGAATTTTATTGACAAGCTATCGCCATCTTTTTGTTCATTCAAAAAATATGGTATTACTTTTAACCCAGAATTGTAAAAACGCTATGAAAAAAACACAGTTGACCTTATTCGTTGCCATCCTTTCTTTGGCTCTTTATTCTTGTGGATCCTCCACTGAAGAAATGTCTAACAGTCTCGTGGGTGATTGGAAAGTACAATGGATCACTTATCCAGAGCAAAATGCCCCCGCCAATGACAGCATCAACTACACCATGAACGGTCTGATGAACATCAAAGGCGATGGTAAAATCACTATCAATGCCTATGGATATGAAAATTGTATCTTCGGAACAGACACCCTCATCCATACACTCAATTGGAAGTTGGAGAATGATACCACATTGAACCTAACCAATGATGGTGACAAATATGGTATCCCATACACCATCAAAGATTTTTCTGAAAACAAGATAAAACTACAATTGGTACAAGACGTCTATTTGTTTTTGAGCAAATAGACGGTTTATTTCCAGCGGTTGGTTCGTTCGGCCTCTTCCTGAAATTCCGAAGCCAGTGAGTGAAACCTCGCCTTGAGGAGGGTTTTTCTCCCTGTCATATTTTTGGCAAAAATCAGCTCACACTTTCCCACCACTCGCTTCCAATGAGAAGCGAGTATGTTGGCCGTTGATTTCAGTTTGCCCAATACACTTGGC contains the following coding sequences:
- a CDS encoding lipocalin family protein, with the translated sequence MKKTQLTLFVAILSLALYSCGSSTEEMSNSLVGDWKVQWITYPEQNAPANDSINYTMNGLMNIKGDGKITINAYGYENCIFGTDTLIHTLNWKLENDTTLNLTNDGDKYGIPYTIKDFSENKIKLQLVQDVYLFLSK